A genomic window from Jiangella alba includes:
- a CDS encoding DinB family protein, protein MSDTPERWTRATVYADMWVDPADDPRNSEGVSPDGELATLRDYLDSYRLTLRMKCDGLDAEQLARRSVPPSTMSLLGLVRHLAEVERDWRTWVRPDDPAPKLYGPRDADFDGAVGDQAVVDGAFADLAREQAATDDVLAGFADLGERVGRDDIAVRELWVHRIEEYARHCGHADLLRECVDGRVGQ, encoded by the coding sequence ATGAGCGACACGCCTGAGCGGTGGACCCGAGCGACCGTCTACGCGGACATGTGGGTCGACCCGGCGGACGACCCGCGCAACTCCGAGGGCGTCAGCCCCGACGGCGAGCTGGCGACGCTGCGCGACTACCTCGACTCCTACCGGCTGACGCTGCGGATGAAGTGCGACGGCCTCGACGCGGAGCAGCTGGCCCGCCGCTCCGTGCCGCCGTCGACGATGTCGCTGCTCGGCCTCGTGCGGCACCTGGCTGAGGTCGAGCGCGACTGGCGCACCTGGGTCCGGCCCGACGACCCGGCGCCGAAGCTGTACGGGCCGCGCGACGCCGACTTCGACGGCGCCGTCGGCGACCAGGCGGTCGTCGACGGCGCGTTCGCCGATCTCGCCCGCGAGCAGGCCGCCACCGACGACGTCCTGGCGGGGTTCGCCGACCTCGGCGAGCGGGTCGGCCGCGACGACATCGCCGTCCGCGAGCTGTGGGTGCACCGCATCGAGGAGTACGCCCGCCACTGCGGCCACGCCGACCTGCTGCGCGAGTGCGTCGACGGCCGGGTCGGCCAGTAG
- a CDS encoding carbohydrate ABC transporter permease: MTTAVQRGLQYALLTMLVLFCLVPFAWVALSAFDSAAGPTVGTPSFSLENFARFFTSADTPRLLLNSLIISVAATALNLACGLLGAYALARFRFRGRSFFMFSILLIRVIPAPATIVALYLLMVRMNLDDSYLGLILVEAAAALPVTLWLLKGTIDAIPFELEEAAWMDGNTRLQALRRVVFPLVGPGLGAAAMLTFMAVWGDFLTPLVLLQSPDLYPLSIGLFRAFSAFNQVDWGVLAASAVIYMVPPAILYAVLRRHLLKSSLGGAIKG, from the coding sequence ATGACGACCGCGGTCCAGCGCGGGCTGCAGTACGCGCTGCTGACGATGCTGGTGTTGTTCTGCCTGGTGCCGTTCGCGTGGGTGGCGCTGAGCGCGTTCGACTCCGCCGCCGGCCCCACGGTGGGCACGCCGTCGTTCTCGCTGGAGAACTTCGCCCGCTTCTTCACCAGCGCCGACACCCCGCGGCTGCTGCTGAACAGCCTGATCATCTCGGTCGCGGCGACGGCGCTGAACCTCGCCTGCGGGCTGCTCGGCGCCTACGCGCTGGCGCGGTTCCGGTTCCGCGGCCGCAGCTTCTTCATGTTCTCGATCCTGCTGATCCGGGTCATCCCGGCGCCCGCGACGATCGTCGCGCTGTACCTGCTGATGGTCCGGATGAACCTGGACGACAGCTATCTCGGGCTGATCCTGGTCGAGGCCGCGGCCGCGCTGCCGGTGACGTTGTGGCTGCTCAAGGGCACCATCGACGCGATCCCGTTCGAGCTGGAAGAGGCCGCCTGGATGGACGGCAACACCCGGCTGCAGGCGCTGCGCCGGGTGGTCTTCCCGCTGGTCGGCCCGGGTCTGGGCGCCGCGGCCATGCTGACGTTCATGGCCGTCTGGGGCGACTTCCTCACCCCGCTGGTGCTGCTGCAGTCGCCGGACCTGTACCCGCTGTCCATCGGGCTGTTCCGCGCCTTCTCGGCGTTCAACCAGGTCGACTGGGGCGTGCTCGCCGCCAGCGCGGTCATCTACATGGTGCCGCCGGCCATCCTCTACGCCGTGCTCCGGCGCCACCTGCTCAAGTCCAGTCTCGGCGGCGCCATCAAGGGCTGA
- a CDS encoding DUF2218 domain-containing protein, translating to MPPHALAGHLRHGLAAAVLVKLAFVAVLLLLPSGLLVLGVAHGVLLIVVVAAATLALLARRRSRGRDHWEAMYSGRPDWDVGHPQPAFRALADDGAIRGRVLDAGCGTGEHVLMCAARGLDATGVDVAPTALRTATEKAAGRGLTARFLRRDARELAGLGETFGTVLDCGLLHTFDDTGRAAYVAAVRAVLEPGGRWFVLCFSDLQPGESGPRRYGRDELAAVFATGWRVDRLERTRLDSPRDPGGLHGWLVALTKDDAPGATARADVATATPERYLRRLCDHAEAIAGRDLGAHHRPGRAHPRVLRVDRDGSEATLTLTAGRCTLRAGAGTLAVVVEAPAEDELRQLQDLLARDLERFGRRDGLTVEWSR from the coding sequence ATGCCTCCCCACGCCCTCGCCGGCCACCTCCGTCACGGCCTGGCCGCCGCCGTCCTCGTCAAGCTCGCCTTCGTCGCCGTCCTGCTGCTCCTGCCGTCCGGGCTGCTCGTGCTCGGCGTCGCCCACGGGGTGCTGCTGATCGTCGTGGTCGCGGCCGCGACGCTGGCCCTGCTGGCCCGGCGGCGCAGCCGGGGCCGCGACCACTGGGAGGCGATGTACTCGGGCCGGCCCGACTGGGACGTCGGCCACCCGCAGCCGGCCTTCCGCGCGCTCGCCGACGACGGCGCCATCCGCGGCCGGGTGCTCGACGCCGGGTGCGGGACCGGCGAGCACGTGCTCATGTGCGCGGCCCGCGGCCTCGACGCGACCGGCGTCGACGTCGCGCCGACGGCGCTGCGCACCGCGACGGAGAAGGCGGCCGGCCGCGGCCTGACGGCGCGGTTCCTGCGCCGCGACGCCCGCGAGCTGGCCGGACTGGGCGAGACCTTCGGCACCGTGCTCGACTGCGGCCTCCTGCACACCTTCGACGACACCGGCCGGGCGGCCTACGTGGCCGCCGTCCGCGCCGTCCTCGAGCCCGGCGGCCGCTGGTTCGTGCTCTGCTTCAGCGACCTGCAGCCCGGCGAGAGCGGGCCGCGGCGGTACGGCCGTGACGAACTGGCGGCGGTGTTCGCCACGGGCTGGCGCGTCGACCGGCTCGAGCGCACCCGCCTGGACAGCCCGCGCGATCCCGGCGGCCTGCACGGCTGGCTGGTCGCGCTCACCAAGGACGACGCGCCGGGAGCGACCGCCCGCGCCGACGTCGCCACCGCGACGCCCGAGCGGTACCTGCGCCGGCTCTGCGACCACGCCGAGGCGATCGCCGGCCGCGACCTCGGCGCCCACCACCGGCCCGGCCGCGCCCACCCCCGCGTCCTGCGGGTCGACCGCGACGGCTCCGAGGCCACACTGACCCTCACCGCCGGACGCTGCACGCTGCGGGCCGGCGCGGGCACGCTCGCCGTCGTGGTCGAGGCGCCGGCCGAGGACGAGCTGCGGCAGCTGCAGGACCTCCTCGCCCGCGACCTCGAACGCTTCGGCCGCCGCGACGGCCTCACCGTCGAGTGGAGCCGCTGA
- a CDS encoding glycoside hydrolase family 38 C-terminal domain-containing protein produces MLRVRRFTTFRIRPAVYRDAIPAEVRAWTVDGEPVPFAHAVTQPFEPFPVGRTWGRPWDTVWFDVRGEVPAGWSPDEAELVVDLGFTGEQPGFQAEGLVYRPDGTVVKGLEPLNNWVTLPEPGPFHLYVEAAANPVVQVPYEYEPTTLGDRATAGDEHQYRLTEVSVARRDLVVWELLQDVVTLDGLVDVLAPSGSRRAEIVHALERMVDAMDPDDVPGTAALGREILAPVLASRAADSALIVSAVGHAHIDCAWLWPVRETVRKVARTFANVLDLAERQPEFVFAASSAQQYAWLKDSQPALFERVRKAVADGVVRPVGGMWVESDTNLPGGEALARQFVLGKRFFLEEFGVESDEVWLPDSFGYTAALPQLVRAAGARYFLTQKPSWNETNKMPHSSFLWEGIDGSRVFTHFPPAETYNSDLGAQDLARTERSFRQKGAARHVLGLYGWGDGGGGPTREMLAAAERKRDLDGSPRVRLGDPKTFFDAASAELASPPVWVGEMYLELHRGTLISQQRSKRGNRHSEALLREAELWAATAAVLRGTPYPYDELESAWRTVLLQQFHDILPGTSIAWVHQEAERQYERVAGELTALIDVSLAALAGDGDTPVAANAGPYAQHGVAGLGIGPATPPSAARPVREGERFVLEDAALRVEVGPDGALVSVLDRAADRELLPDGVAGGVLQLFRDTPREWDAWDINDEDKRSGRDLRDPVSAEVDGDAVLVRHAVGDSTIDVALRLVDGRLDYAFDIDWHESQKLLKLAFPLDLRAERSTSEIQFGHLNRPIHQNTSWDVARFETVAHRWIHVGEPGYGVAIANDVVYGHDVRGGQAPNGRPMTTARLSLLRAPRYPDPAADQGRHAFTVSLRPGGIPAAIADGYAQQLRPRATVGTPVAPLLELSDPAIVVESVKLAEDRSGDVVVRLYEAHGNRSKATLTTSFAFTEVVATDLLERPVPSEAVAGTDLTLRPFELLTLRFRLER; encoded by the coding sequence ATGCTGCGTGTGCGCCGCTTCACGACGTTCCGGATCCGCCCCGCCGTCTACCGCGACGCGATACCCGCCGAGGTGCGGGCGTGGACGGTGGACGGCGAACCGGTGCCGTTCGCGCACGCCGTGACGCAGCCGTTCGAGCCGTTCCCCGTCGGGCGCACGTGGGGCCGGCCGTGGGACACGGTGTGGTTCGACGTCCGCGGCGAGGTCCCGGCCGGCTGGTCGCCGGACGAGGCCGAGCTGGTGGTGGATCTCGGCTTCACCGGCGAGCAGCCCGGCTTCCAGGCGGAGGGGCTGGTGTACCGGCCCGACGGCACCGTCGTGAAGGGGCTGGAGCCGCTCAACAACTGGGTCACGCTGCCCGAGCCGGGCCCGTTCCACCTGTACGTCGAGGCCGCCGCGAACCCCGTCGTGCAGGTGCCGTACGAGTACGAGCCGACGACGCTGGGGGACCGGGCGACGGCCGGCGACGAGCACCAGTACCGGCTCACCGAGGTGTCGGTGGCCCGCCGCGACCTCGTCGTGTGGGAGCTGCTGCAGGACGTCGTCACGCTCGACGGGCTGGTGGACGTGCTGGCGCCGTCGGGCTCGCGGCGCGCCGAGATCGTGCACGCGCTGGAGCGCATGGTCGACGCGATGGACCCCGACGACGTACCGGGCACGGCGGCGCTCGGCCGCGAGATCCTGGCGCCGGTGCTGGCGAGCCGGGCGGCCGACAGCGCGCTGATCGTGTCGGCCGTCGGGCACGCGCACATCGACTGCGCCTGGCTGTGGCCGGTCCGCGAGACCGTCCGGAAGGTCGCGCGCACCTTCGCCAACGTCCTCGACCTCGCCGAGCGGCAGCCGGAGTTCGTCTTCGCGGCGTCGTCGGCGCAGCAGTACGCCTGGCTGAAGGACAGCCAGCCGGCGCTGTTCGAGCGGGTCCGCAAGGCCGTCGCCGACGGCGTCGTCCGCCCGGTCGGCGGCATGTGGGTGGAGTCGGACACGAACCTGCCCGGCGGCGAGGCGCTGGCGCGGCAGTTCGTGCTGGGCAAGCGGTTCTTCCTGGAGGAGTTCGGTGTCGAGAGCGACGAGGTGTGGCTGCCCGACTCGTTCGGCTACACCGCCGCGCTGCCGCAGCTGGTGCGGGCCGCGGGGGCGCGCTACTTCCTCACCCAGAAGCCGTCCTGGAACGAGACCAACAAGATGCCGCACTCCAGCTTCCTCTGGGAGGGCATCGACGGCTCGCGGGTGTTCACCCACTTCCCGCCGGCCGAGACGTACAACTCCGACCTCGGCGCGCAGGACCTCGCCCGCACCGAGCGCTCGTTCCGGCAGAAGGGCGCGGCCCGGCACGTCCTCGGCCTGTACGGCTGGGGCGACGGCGGCGGCGGCCCCACCCGCGAGATGCTGGCGGCGGCCGAGCGCAAGCGCGACCTCGACGGCTCGCCGCGGGTCCGGCTCGGCGATCCGAAGACGTTCTTCGACGCGGCGTCGGCGGAGCTGGCGTCGCCGCCGGTCTGGGTCGGCGAGATGTACCTGGAGCTGCACCGCGGCACGCTGATCTCGCAGCAGCGGAGCAAGCGCGGCAACCGGCATAGCGAGGCGCTGCTGCGCGAGGCCGAGCTGTGGGCGGCGACGGCGGCGGTGCTGCGCGGCACGCCGTACCCGTACGACGAGCTGGAGAGCGCCTGGCGCACGGTGCTGCTGCAGCAGTTCCACGACATCCTGCCGGGCACGTCCATCGCCTGGGTGCACCAGGAGGCCGAGCGGCAGTACGAGCGGGTGGCCGGCGAGCTGACGGCGCTGATCGACGTGTCGCTGGCGGCGCTGGCCGGCGACGGCGACACCCCCGTCGCCGCGAACGCCGGGCCGTACGCGCAGCACGGCGTCGCCGGGCTCGGCATCGGGCCGGCCACGCCGCCCAGCGCCGCCCGGCCGGTCCGCGAGGGCGAGCGGTTCGTGCTCGAGGACGCCGCGCTGCGGGTCGAGGTCGGCCCGGACGGCGCCCTCGTCTCCGTCCTCGACCGCGCCGCGGACCGCGAGCTGCTGCCGGACGGCGTCGCGGGCGGCGTGCTGCAGCTGTTCCGCGACACCCCGCGCGAGTGGGACGCGTGGGACATCAACGACGAGGACAAGCGCAGCGGCCGCGACCTGCGCGACCCGGTGTCGGCCGAGGTGGACGGCGACGCCGTCCTGGTGCGGCACGCGGTCGGCGACTCCACGATCGACGTCGCGCTGCGGCTGGTGGACGGCCGCCTCGACTACGCCTTCGACATCGACTGGCACGAGTCGCAGAAGCTGCTCAAGCTGGCCTTCCCGCTGGACCTGCGGGCCGAGCGGTCGACGTCGGAGATCCAGTTCGGCCACCTGAACCGGCCGATCCACCAGAACACCTCGTGGGACGTCGCCCGGTTCGAGACCGTCGCGCACCGCTGGATCCACGTCGGCGAGCCCGGCTACGGCGTCGCGATCGCCAACGACGTCGTCTACGGCCACGACGTCCGCGGCGGACAGGCGCCGAACGGCCGCCCGATGACGACGGCGCGGCTCTCGCTGCTACGTGCGCCGCGCTACCCCGACCCCGCCGCCGACCAGGGCCGGCACGCGTTCACCGTCAGCCTCCGGCCGGGCGGCATCCCGGCCGCGATCGCCGACGGCTACGCCCAGCAGCTGCGGCCCCGCGCCACCGTGGGCACGCCGGTCGCGCCGCTGCTGGAGCTGAGCGACCCGGCGATCGTCGTCGAGTCGGTGAAGCTGGCCGAGGACCGCTCCGGCGACGTCGTGGTGCGGCTCTACGAGGCGCACGGCAACCGGTCGAAGGCGACCCTGACCACGTCGTTCGCGTTCACCGAGGTGGTCGCGACCGATCTGCTGGAGCGCCCGGTGCCGAGCGAGGCCGTCGCCGGCACCGACCTCACCCTGCGCCCGTTCGAGCTCCTGACGCTGCGCTTCCGTTTGGAAAGGTAG
- a CDS encoding TetR family transcriptional regulator — MPKLWSETIEAHRHEVRDAILDSAAGLAAENGLLSVTMSQIAGRAGIGRATLYKYFPDVQAVVLAWHDRQIAAHLTRLAEARDHADGAEARLVAVLETYALVLRRRGRHHRQPHGAELAAFVHRDPRVAQAERQVHDLLRDLLTDAAAAGAVRADVPPDELAAYCAAALSAAADVPGDDAARRLAGLVLAGLRA; from the coding sequence GTGCCGAAGCTGTGGAGCGAGACCATCGAGGCGCACCGCCACGAGGTGCGCGACGCGATCCTCGACAGCGCGGCAGGGCTGGCGGCCGAGAACGGCCTGCTGTCGGTCACGATGTCGCAGATCGCGGGGCGGGCCGGCATCGGCCGGGCCACGCTGTACAAGTACTTCCCCGACGTCCAGGCCGTCGTACTCGCCTGGCACGACCGGCAGATCGCCGCCCACCTGACGCGGCTGGCCGAGGCGCGCGACCACGCCGACGGCGCCGAGGCCCGCCTGGTCGCGGTGCTCGAGACGTACGCGCTGGTCCTGCGCCGGCGCGGACGCCACCACCGGCAGCCGCACGGCGCCGAGCTGGCCGCGTTCGTGCACCGCGATCCGCGGGTCGCGCAGGCCGAGCGGCAGGTGCACGACCTGCTGCGCGACCTCCTCACCGACGCCGCGGCGGCCGGCGCCGTCCGCGCGGACGTCCCGCCTGACGAGCTGGCCGCCTACTGCGCCGCCGCCCTCTCCGCGGCCGCCGACGTCCCCGGCGACGACGCCGCCCGGCGCCTCGCCGGGCTCGTCCTGGCCGGCCTGCGCGCGTAG
- a CDS encoding ABC transporter substrate-binding protein has protein sequence MKRSRVLLAVTTAALLTGVLAACSDSDDSAGGDGPVTIRLLEYQQARADAVEPLLTEFEQAMAEQGKDVEVELIVDPLTDEQFRTKITQQFHSGTAPDVIDMGGTHVTGFAGAGYLLELDEYLDEWDAWGEYYDPVKDAARQVDGHFYAVPHEANVQSLFYRKDVLEQLGVDTSQPQTWDDLIARLEQVTAQTGEPSIVIPAGTAWGGGTWTEGFLPIAAGTGSTFYDEETGRWTLESDGLTASFELYADLVEAGLLPVQDLLNPNPWEPTKYVRFPEGTMPVAAQGTWGWRYDWGPEGTAPIDDVQEKVGTWDYPALVPGTDPYSISGGGFVYGISAETEHAEAAMALATWLSTGTAAAEQLAAIGAAAPHPGIADVEPYASDPSLLDAEEKVRTGIRAPFGDGADQVSQAVQSATEGILLGDADGEQAAATFAEEAAELLGDALVEQ, from the coding sequence ATGAAGCGCAGTCGTGTCCTCCTCGCCGTCACGACCGCCGCCCTCCTCACCGGGGTGCTGGCCGCGTGCTCGGACAGCGACGACAGTGCCGGCGGCGACGGACCCGTGACGATCCGCCTGCTCGAGTACCAGCAGGCCCGGGCCGACGCCGTCGAGCCGCTGCTCACCGAGTTCGAGCAGGCCATGGCGGAGCAGGGCAAGGACGTCGAGGTCGAGCTGATCGTCGACCCCCTGACCGACGAGCAGTTCCGCACGAAGATCACCCAGCAGTTCCACTCCGGCACCGCGCCCGACGTCATCGACATGGGCGGCACGCACGTGACCGGCTTCGCCGGGGCCGGCTACCTGCTGGAGCTGGACGAGTACCTCGACGAGTGGGACGCCTGGGGCGAGTACTACGACCCGGTGAAGGACGCCGCCCGGCAGGTCGACGGCCACTTCTACGCCGTGCCGCACGAGGCGAACGTGCAGAGCCTGTTCTACCGCAAGGACGTGCTCGAGCAGCTCGGCGTCGACACCTCGCAGCCGCAGACGTGGGACGACCTCATCGCGCGGCTGGAGCAGGTCACGGCGCAGACGGGCGAGCCGTCGATCGTCATCCCGGCCGGGACGGCGTGGGGCGGCGGCACCTGGACCGAGGGCTTCCTGCCCATCGCCGCCGGCACCGGCAGCACGTTCTACGACGAGGAGACCGGGCGCTGGACGCTGGAGAGCGACGGCCTGACGGCGTCCTTCGAGCTGTACGCCGACCTCGTCGAGGCCGGCCTGCTGCCGGTGCAGGACCTGCTCAACCCGAACCCGTGGGAGCCGACCAAGTACGTGCGGTTCCCCGAGGGCACCATGCCGGTGGCCGCCCAGGGCACCTGGGGCTGGCGCTACGACTGGGGCCCCGAGGGCACCGCGCCGATCGACGACGTGCAGGAGAAGGTCGGCACCTGGGACTACCCGGCGCTGGTGCCGGGCACCGACCCGTACTCGATCAGCGGCGGCGGCTTCGTCTACGGCATCAGCGCCGAGACCGAGCACGCGGAGGCCGCGATGGCGCTGGCGACGTGGCTGAGCACGGGCACCGCGGCGGCCGAACAACTGGCCGCCATCGGCGCCGCGGCGCCGCACCCGGGCATCGCGGACGTCGAGCCGTACGCGAGCGACCCGTCGCTGCTGGACGCGGAGGAGAAGGTCCGCACCGGTATCCGCGCCCCGTTCGGCGACGGCGCCGACCAGGTGTCGCAGGCGGTGCAGAGCGCGACCGAGGGCATCCTGCTCGGTGACGCGGACGGTGAGCAGGCGGCGGCCACGTTCGCCGAGGAGGCGGCGGAGCTGCTGGGCGACGCCCTGGTCGAGCAGTGA
- a CDS encoding ROK family transcriptional regulator — translation MRRGSNQLRLADFNQAVVLDVLRRSPGASRADLRRESGLSPQTISNITRRLIDDGLIRETEPAGSARGRPSIPLVVDRDGAFSVGVHIDPARLTTVLLDLDGQVRLRRQERTPQATNPPEVTALIAATADAVIREAGVDRDRVLGLGIAAPGPLDVHAGVIVDPPQLPNWRNVRLRADLHHATGLPVLLDKDVTAAATAELRSSKAPANAFVFLYLGSGVGASVVVDNQVLRGVTNNIGEVGDLIVDPEAEQLEWAGRRGGLAAACVPEALVIQAARLGLVPLPDLSDYVAIDDACTALCEQAAGGNSGATWILDRAARRVAVGLGVLVNLLDVPRVVLGGPLWNRLAQAFLPVLTELVAGELVVARPALVVEGSAIGEHVAAQGAAELVMDHFLAPRAAALLVGES, via the coding sequence ATGCGGCGCGGCAGCAACCAACTCCGCCTGGCCGACTTCAACCAGGCCGTCGTGCTCGACGTCCTGCGCCGCTCGCCGGGGGCCAGCCGGGCCGACCTGCGCCGCGAGTCCGGGCTGAGCCCGCAGACCATCTCGAACATCACCCGGCGGCTCATCGACGACGGCCTGATCCGTGAGACCGAGCCGGCCGGCAGCGCCCGCGGCCGGCCCAGCATCCCCCTCGTCGTCGACCGCGACGGCGCGTTCTCCGTCGGCGTGCACATCGATCCCGCGCGGCTCACCACCGTCCTGCTCGACCTCGACGGCCAGGTGCGGCTGCGCCGCCAGGAACGCACCCCGCAGGCGACGAACCCGCCCGAGGTCACGGCGCTGATCGCGGCCACCGCCGACGCCGTGATCCGCGAGGCCGGCGTCGACCGCGACCGCGTGCTCGGCCTGGGCATCGCCGCGCCCGGCCCGCTGGACGTCCACGCCGGCGTCATCGTCGACCCGCCGCAGCTGCCGAACTGGCGCAACGTCCGGCTCCGGGCCGACCTCCACCACGCCACCGGGCTGCCCGTCCTGCTCGACAAGGACGTCACGGCGGCCGCGACGGCCGAGCTGCGCTCGTCGAAGGCGCCGGCCAACGCGTTCGTCTTCCTGTACCTCGGCTCCGGTGTCGGCGCCTCCGTCGTCGTCGACAACCAGGTGCTGCGCGGCGTCACGAACAACATCGGCGAGGTCGGCGACCTCATCGTCGACCCCGAGGCCGAGCAGCTGGAATGGGCCGGGCGCCGCGGCGGGCTGGCCGCGGCGTGCGTGCCGGAGGCGCTGGTCATCCAGGCGGCGCGGCTGGGGCTGGTGCCCTTGCCCGACCTCAGCGACTACGTCGCCATCGACGACGCCTGCACGGCGCTGTGCGAGCAGGCGGCCGGCGGCAACAGCGGCGCCACCTGGATCCTGGACCGCGCGGCCCGGCGGGTCGCCGTCGGCCTCGGCGTCCTCGTCAACCTCCTCGACGTCCCCCGCGTCGTGCTGGGCGGGCCACTGTGGAACCGGCTGGCCCAGGCGTTCCTGCCGGTGCTGACCGAGCTGGTCGCCGGCGAGCTCGTCGTCGCCCGCCCCGCCCTCGTCGTCGAGGGGTCCGCCATCGGCGAGCACGTGGCCGCCCAGGGCGCGGCCGAGCTGGTCATGGACCACTTCCTCGCCCCGCGGGCCGCCGCGCTCCTCGTCGGGGAGTCGTGA
- a CDS encoding TraR/DksA family transcriptional regulator, with protein sequence MTTPTYPAIDRDARARIEEALAEAAAGRQRQLDELTESAGDSPAAAHRASVARILNDVEAAQSRLARGTFGACERCAAAIPVERLELRPWTRLCVGCASR encoded by the coding sequence ATGACCACGCCCACCTACCCCGCGATCGACCGCGACGCCCGCGCCCGCATCGAGGAGGCGCTCGCCGAGGCCGCCGCCGGCCGGCAGCGCCAGCTCGACGAGCTGACCGAGTCCGCCGGCGACTCGCCCGCCGCCGCCCACCGCGCCAGCGTCGCCCGCATCCTCAACGACGTCGAGGCCGCCCAGAGCCGGCTGGCCCGCGGCACCTTCGGCGCCTGCGAGCGCTGCGCCGCCGCCATCCCGGTCGAGCGGCTGGAGCTGCGCCCGTGGACGCGGCTGTGCGTCGGCTGCGCGAGCCGCTGA
- a CDS encoding carbohydrate ABC transporter permease, whose amino-acid sequence MTSVPAPAAQATRPSRPAPGRPGRRALHGRGLIPLLLGPSVLLILVFVVAPAVYGLYLSLTNTQLTGFAARDPQFVGLDNFRSLLGSDDFLTSLGRTGQFVLFSAIIGQTVLGMLAALLLRRTWLRGKGLFGAAILLPMVVPEVVAALTWASVLSSSEDGTFNRMIGLFGGSAAAPLQEWPMLSIVIVNIWRGIAFAMIMFQAALEDVPDELIEASRVDGASAAQVFRYVTLPLIRGPVFLYLLLTTITTVGVFGLVYFLTQGGPGSATELTSIFIFERAFQYSQIGLGSAASVILLALLMVLGLTYVRLTKVEV is encoded by the coding sequence GTGACGTCGGTCCCGGCGCCGGCCGCGCAGGCCACCCGGCCCAGCCGGCCGGCACCGGGCCGCCCGGGCCGGCGAGCGCTGCACGGCCGCGGCCTGATCCCGCTGCTGCTGGGCCCGTCGGTGCTGCTCATCCTGGTGTTCGTCGTGGCGCCGGCGGTGTACGGCCTGTACCTGAGCCTCACCAACACCCAGCTCACCGGCTTCGCCGCCCGCGACCCGCAGTTCGTCGGCCTGGACAACTTCCGCAGTCTGCTCGGCTCGGACGACTTCCTCACCTCGCTGGGCCGCACCGGCCAGTTCGTGCTGTTCTCGGCGATCATCGGGCAGACGGTGCTCGGCATGCTCGCCGCGCTGCTGTTGCGGCGCACCTGGCTGCGCGGCAAGGGCCTGTTCGGCGCCGCGATCCTGCTGCCGATGGTGGTGCCCGAGGTGGTCGCCGCGCTGACCTGGGCGAGCGTGCTGTCGTCCAGTGAGGACGGCACGTTCAACCGGATGATCGGCCTGTTCGGCGGCTCGGCCGCGGCGCCGCTGCAGGAGTGGCCGATGCTGTCGATCGTCATCGTCAACATCTGGCGCGGCATCGCGTTCGCGATGATCATGTTCCAGGCCGCGCTGGAGGACGTCCCGGACGAGCTGATCGAGGCCTCCAGGGTCGACGGCGCCAGCGCCGCGCAGGTGTTCCGGTACGTGACCCTGCCGCTGATCCGCGGGCCAGTCTTCCTGTACCTGCTGCTGACGACGATCACGACGGTCGGCGTGTTCGGGCTGGTGTACTTCCTCACCCAGGGCGGCCCCGGCTCGGCCACCGAGCTGACCTCGATCTTCATCTTCGAGCGGGCGTTCCAGTACTCGCAGATCGGGCTCGGCAGCGCGGCCTCGGTGATCCTGCTCGCGCTGCTCATGGTGCTCGGGCTGACCTACGTCCGGCTGACGAAGGTGGAGGTCTGA